In the genome of Triticum urartu cultivar G1812 chromosome 5, Tu2.1, whole genome shotgun sequence, one region contains:
- the LOC125556423 gene encoding 3-ketoacyl-CoA synthase 4-like yields the protein MAMDMAHKDHLVAAYHGLLAAAGLLLCVLAEALLFALRRSFTLYLVPVSAMLLLGRYRRRAAGGAVGLVDFSCLKPPRRLRLPLDALLEHLELGGFFDRGSIEFMTKAIRSSGMGNETYLPPALHFLPPASTHAHAIREAHMLFFPALDDLFRKTSVPPSAVGAVVVNCSGFCPAPSLAAIIADHYRMRADVKIFNLSGMGCSAGSIGVDVAAGLLRAHALTYAVVVSAEILTVGWYCGKDHGKLLLNCNFRTGCSAALLTNSTAVPVKYRLVNVTRTNTTANDRSYRAGYREEDDEGITGFTLGQGVGRMVSELLRAHLLTLSLSILPWREKARFAAALLLSMRQRGQDKLAGSSSGASAPMPNFRAASDHFCLPSSGKPMILRLGKGLGLGEREMEAALMTFHRFGNQSAASLWYQMAYLEAKARVRKGDTVWHLGIGSGLKANSLVWERVAVADDVAAGGLDALGPWMECIHQYPQWEE from the coding sequence ATGGCCATGGACATGGCGCACAAGGACCACCTCGTGGCGGCCTACcacggcctcctcgccgccgcggGCCTCCTCCTCTGCGTCCTCGCCGAGGCCCTCCTCTTCGCGCTGCGGCGGAGCTTCACGCTCTACCTCGTCCCGGTCTCCGCGATGCTGCTCCTCGGCCGCTACCGCCGCCGCGCCGCGGGGGGCGCGGTCGGGCTCGTCGACTTCTCCTGCCTCAAGCCGCCTCGCCGGCTGCGGCTCCCCTTGGACGCCCTGCTGGAGCACCTGGAGCTCGGCGGCTTCTTCGACCGCGGCAGCATCGAGTTCATGACCAAGGCCATCCGCTCCAGCGGCATGGGCAACGAGACCTACCTCCCGCCCGCGCTGCACTTCCTCCCGCCGGCGTCCACGCACGCCCACGCCATCCGGGAGGCGCACATGCTCTTCTTCCCCGCCCTCGACGACCTCTTTAGAAAGACCAGCGTGCCGCCGTCCGCCGTCGGCGCTGTCGTCGTCAACTGCAGCGGCTTCTGCCCGGCGCCCTCGCTCGCCGCCATCATCGCCGACCACTACCGGATGCGCGCCGACGTCAAGATCTTCAACCTCTCAGGCATGGGCTGCAGCGCCGGCTCCATCGGCGTCGACGTCGCGGCCGGCCTCCTACGGGCGCACGCCTTGACGTACGCCGTGGTGGTCAGCGCCGAGATCCTCACGGTGGGATGGTACTGCGGCAAGGACCACGGGAAGCTCCTCCTCAACTGCAACTTCCGCACCGGCTGCTCCGCCGCGCTCCTGACCAACAGCACGGCCGTGCCGGTGAAGTACCGGCTCGTCAACGTGACGCGCACGAACACCACGGCCAACGACCGGAGCTACCGCGCGGGGTAccgggaggaggacgacgagggCATCACCGGCTTCACGCTCGGCCAGGGCGTCGGCCGCATGGTCAGCGAGCTGCTCCGCGCGCACCTCCTCACACTCAGCCTCTCCATCCTGCCGTGGCGCGAGAAGGCACGCTTCGCTGCCGCGCTGCTCCTGTCGATGCGCCAACGAGGGCAGGACAAGCTCGCCGGCAGCAGCTCCGGCGCCTCCGCGCCAATGCCAAACTTCCGCGCGGCGTCGGACCACTTCTGCCTGCCTTCCTCGGGGAAGCCGATGATACTGCGGCTGGGGAAGGGGCTGGGGCTGGGGGAGAGGGAGATGGAGGCGGCGCTGATGACGTTCCACCGGTTCGGGAACCAGTCGGCGGCGTCGCTGTGGTACCAGATGGCGTACCTGGAGGCCAAGGCGCGGGTCCGCAAGGGCGACACGGTGTGGCACCTCGGCATCGGGAGCGGGCTCAAGGCCAACAGCCTCGTGTGGGAGCGTGTCGCAGTCGCCGACGACGTCGCCGCCGGCGGGCTCGACGCGCTGGGCCCGTGGATGGAGTGCATCCACCAGTACCCCCAGTGGGAGGAATAA